From bacterium, a single genomic window includes:
- a CDS encoding NAD(P)H-dependent glycerol-3-phosphate dehydrogenase, whose product MKDKVKVGILGAGSWGTALAVLLNSNGHEITLWEFDKKRCEKLTSEREDNNFLPGVKLPDSIKIISDLQTAVENKDFILFVVPSHIVRRVAENVDKFMLGDAIIISCSKGIENKTLIRLSKVLEENLSQAATQKIAVLSGPSHAEEVGRKIPTAVVIASESRETAEKAQAIFMNEVFRVYTSTDVAGVELGGALKNVIAIAAGISDGVGYGDNTKAALMNRGMVELTRLGTAMGADPMTFAGLSGMGDLIVTCTSRHSRNRYLGEEIGKGKTLDQVLEKMVMVAEGVKTTLSVHDLSIKKGIEMPISGQVYRVLFEGKDPRDAVRDLMTRDPKAEKWG is encoded by the coding sequence GTGAAAGATAAAGTAAAAGTCGGAATCCTTGGGGCCGGAAGCTGGGGCACTGCTCTTGCAGTACTTCTTAACTCTAACGGCCATGAAATTACTTTATGGGAATTTGACAAAAAACGCTGTGAAAAACTAACTTCGGAAAGAGAAGACAATAATTTTCTGCCCGGAGTCAAACTTCCGGACTCTATTAAAATAATTTCGGATTTGCAGACAGCAGTTGAAAATAAAGATTTTATATTATTTGTTGTCCCTTCTCATATTGTCAGGCGCGTTGCTGAAAATGTTGACAAGTTCATGCTTGGAGATGCAATTATTATAAGCTGCAGCAAAGGTATAGAAAATAAAACTTTAATACGTTTATCGAAAGTATTGGAAGAAAATCTATCTCAGGCCGCTACTCAAAAGATTGCAGTACTGTCAGGGCCGAGTCATGCTGAAGAGGTGGGAAGAAAAATTCCGACAGCTGTTGTTATTGCTTCGGAAAGCCGGGAAACTGCGGAAAAAGCACAGGCAATATTTATGAATGAAGTTTTCAGAGTCTATACCAGTACTGATGTGGCAGGTGTTGAACTGGGGGGAGCTTTAAAAAACGTAATTGCAATTGCAGCAGGAATAAGTGACGGTGTCGGATATGGAGACAATACAAAAGCAGCATTGATGAATAGAGGAATGGTTGAACTCACACGGCTGGGAACAGCAATGGGAGCTGACCCGATGACATTTGCAGGGCTGTCCGGTATGGGAGACCTTATTGTTACCTGTACCAGCAGACACAGCAGAAACAGGTATCTTGGTGAGGAAATCGGAAAAGGAAAAACTTTGGATCAGGTTCTTGAAAAAATGGTCATGGTTGCCGAAGGGGTGAAGACAACTTTATCTGTGCATGACCTGTCAATAAAAAAAGGAATAGAAATGCCTATATCAGGCCAGGTATACAGAGTTCTTTTTGAAGGCAAAGATCCGAGAGATGCTGTAAGAGACCTTATGACCAGAGATCCGAAAGCAGAAAAATGGGGATGA
- the plsY gene encoding glycerol-3-phosphate 1-O-acyltransferase PlsY produces the protein MFQIAAAIILSYFAGSFPTAIIAGKIVLKDDIRNYGSKNAGATNVFRVMGWKPALAVLLIDIGKGAAAVLFISRIGIGSSVVNADLIKILAGMAAICGHIWTMFAGFKGGKGVGTAFGALLALTPIPSLIAFGVWLIIVLLVRIVSLGSIAAGITIPAVLSIQKYVLYKDVSNPLLILGFVLGLLILITHRTNIKRLIKGTENKFGNRKAAEPKGVK, from the coding sequence ATGTTTCAGATCGCAGCTGCAATTATTCTAAGTTATTTCGCTGGTTCTTTTCCTACCGCAATAATTGCCGGTAAAATAGTTCTTAAAGACGATATAAGAAATTACGGAAGCAAAAATGCAGGCGCGACAAATGTATTCCGTGTAATGGGGTGGAAGCCTGCGCTCGCAGTGCTGTTAATTGATATCGGCAAAGGCGCTGCAGCAGTGCTTTTTATCTCAAGAATAGGAATAGGCAGCAGTGTCGTTAATGCAGATCTGATAAAAATTCTTGCAGGAATGGCTGCAATATGCGGGCATATATGGACTATGTTTGCAGGTTTTAAAGGCGGAAAAGGCGTGGGAACAGCATTCGGAGCCCTTCTTGCACTTACTCCAATACCGTCGCTGATTGCTTTTGGTGTGTGGCTTATAATTGTGCTTCTTGTCAGAATTGTATCTCTCGGATCAATTGCAGCGGGAATTACAATTCCTGCAGTATTATCAATACAAAAATATGTTTTGTATAAAGATGTATCAAATCCTCTTTTAATTTTAGGATTTGTGCTTGGACTGCTGATATTAATTACACATAGAACTAACATCAAAAGACTGATTAAGGGAACTGAAAATAAATTCGGGAACAGAAAAGCAGCAGAACCAAAAGGTGTAAAGTGA
- a CDS encoding phosphoribosylformylglycinamidine cyclo-ligase: MTKKISYKDAGVDIEAGKEAVRRIKSAVRTTFNDNVLTDIGKFGGFFMPDIKGYAEPVLVSSIDGVGTKLKVAIMTGKHDTIGEDLVNHSVNDILVGGARPLFFLDYIGTCTLKPDAVEQIISGMVRGCKNNGCALIGGEMAEMPGFYKEGDYDLAGSITGIVDKKDIIDGREIKDGDMLLGLPSSGLHTNGYSLARKVLFDAAGYKPDTYIDALGTTVAEALLAVHKSYLNVISPLLGKVKISGMSHITGGGIIGNTIRVLPDGLTLKIDWRNWTVPPVFRLIQEAGNVPDEEMRKTFNLGIGFILIIRPEVVTPLMKILEDEGEEPVVIGTVQAGRA, from the coding sequence ATGACAAAAAAGATTAGTTATAAAGATGCAGGTGTTGATATAGAAGCAGGAAAAGAAGCTGTACGCCGTATAAAATCTGCAGTGCGTACGACTTTTAATGATAATGTCCTTACGGATATTGGCAAATTCGGAGGTTTCTTTATGCCGGATATTAAGGGCTATGCGGAACCGGTTCTTGTAAGCTCTATTGACGGTGTGGGAACAAAGCTTAAAGTCGCAATAATGACAGGAAAACACGATACAATCGGCGAAGATTTGGTAAATCATTCGGTAAATGATATACTTGTAGGCGGCGCGCGTCCGCTATTTTTCCTTGATTATATAGGCACATGCACATTAAAACCCGATGCTGTGGAACAGATAATCAGCGGAATGGTAAGGGGGTGTAAAAATAATGGCTGTGCACTTATAGGAGGAGAGATGGCAGAAATGCCAGGCTTCTATAAAGAGGGAGATTATGACCTTGCAGGGTCAATTACAGGTATTGTAGATAAAAAAGATATTATTGACGGAAGAGAGATAAAAGATGGAGATATGCTTCTGGGGCTTCCTTCAAGCGGGCTGCACACAAACGGGTATTCTCTTGCGAGAAAAGTACTTTTTGATGCAGCAGGTTATAAACCTGATACCTATATTGATGCACTGGGCACAACCGTAGCAGAGGCTCTGCTTGCAGTTCATAAAAGTTATCTTAATGTTATTTCGCCTCTTCTAGGTAAAGTAAAAATTTCAGGTATGTCGCATATTACTGGAGGCGGCATAATAGGAAATACAATTCGCGTGCTTCCTGATGGCCTTACACTTAAAATTGACTGGCGAAACTGGACTGTACCGCCTGTTTTCAGGCTTATTCAGGAAGCGGGAAACGTGCCTGATGAAGAGATGCGCAAGACTTTTAATCTTGGAATAGGGTTTATTTTAATTATCAGGCCGGAAGTAGTTACACCTCTTATGAAGATATTGGAAGATGAAGGCGAAGAACCTGTTGTTATCGGAACTGTACAGGCCGGCAGAGCTTAG
- a CDS encoding DUF4416 family protein, producing MAEFRKVKPVKLIFAVTFAQGVDLNKVEERLIYLYGEVDDRSNEFDFSYTDYYEREMGKYLKKLFISFENLINPGELAQIKTETNEIEKEFAEKNNRRVNLDPAYLSGSKLVVASAKNFAHRIYIGKGVYGDLQLQYRQNDFRPHPWTFPDYKSDTVIDFLKRVREKYLSGDRYDKKD from the coding sequence GTGGCTGAGTTTAGAAAAGTTAAGCCTGTCAAACTTATATTCGCTGTAACATTCGCGCAAGGAGTAGATCTTAATAAAGTAGAAGAGAGATTAATATATTTATACGGCGAGGTTGATGACAGAAGTAATGAGTTCGATTTTTCATATACGGATTATTATGAACGGGAAATGGGCAAATATCTCAAGAAATTATTTATTAGTTTTGAAAATTTGATAAACCCGGGAGAACTTGCACAAATTAAGACAGAAACTAATGAGATTGAAAAGGAATTTGCAGAAAAAAACAATAGAAGGGTTAATCTTGACCCTGCATATCTTTCAGGCTCAAAACTTGTTGTTGCATCTGCAAAGAATTTTGCCCATAGAATTTACATAGGAAAAGGTGTTTACGGAGATCTTCAGCTGCAGTACAGGCAGAATGATTTCCGGCCGCATCCCTGGACTTTCCCTGATTATAAATCGGATACAGTTATTGATTTTCTGAAAAGAGTGAGAGAAAAATATTTATCCGGAGACAGATATGACAAAAAAGATTAG
- a CDS encoding chemotaxis protein CheW, with protein sequence MAVSRDIVVLLVEDAGVMRSMEKKTLQSIGFSNIIEAKDGNEAIDKLKKEKDIELVISDWNMPNMNGYELLQWVRSKPNFKDVPFIMATGRGEKKEVEKASNAGVSSFIAKPFNAEELSKKIEEAFSGPSEGNKKGTWEPKISESGKVIFRVAHIQITDHLVLGVLKHMIDSGKVSPEYFELETVCMESWNPVSSGLESGSVDGACVLAPIAMDLFGYGVPIKLVLLAHKNGSIFVRNNKGGDYQKPYQDFFRNKFFYIPHMLSIHHMLAHMFFDNIGLNASFTGGEGTDVNFEVVPPIKMPNLLAENPDACGYLVAEPLGTKAIASGDASLQFFSKELWEDHPCCVVTLRDEIIDQYSDAVYEFSKYLVEAGKFISEKPGLAAEIGVSFLDPDGSLGIKPQLVKNVLTEPLGITTDDLYPVKEDLERVQHYMHDQMNIGKIIDLDEFVDLRFADAACGVNGSAAKKTTGYSAGERAMDILSSRVDEGEDIIAEDRRIEGKYLTFDLGDQQFGIDIMSIREIIQFAPMRSVPKSDPILTGIMNLRGRVIPVIDLRLAMGLEHRDCDRKCRIIVLEFESLEGSVQIGVVVDKVIAVIDVMKNNIDDAPGFRTNMNTEFILAFAKIKDDILILLDIEKIMTQKQHDEVETVYNNENV encoded by the coding sequence ATGGCGGTTAGCAGGGACATTGTAGTTTTATTGGTTGAAGATGCCGGTGTAATGAGGTCAATGGAGAAAAAAACTCTTCAAAGCATAGGGTTTTCTAATATCATTGAAGCAAAAGACGGGAATGAGGCGATTGATAAATTAAAGAAAGAAAAAGATATTGAGCTTGTAATCAGTGATTGGAACATGCCGAACATGAACGGGTATGAGCTTTTGCAATGGGTCCGATCGAAACCGAATTTTAAAGATGTCCCTTTTATTATGGCAACAGGACGCGGTGAGAAAAAAGAGGTTGAAAAAGCGTCTAATGCAGGAGTCAGCAGTTTTATTGCAAAACCATTTAATGCTGAAGAGTTAAGTAAAAAGATTGAAGAAGCATTCAGCGGCCCGAGTGAGGGGAATAAAAAAGGAACATGGGAGCCGAAAATCAGTGAATCGGGTAAGGTGATATTCCGTGTTGCACATATTCAGATTACAGACCATCTTGTTCTCGGTGTACTTAAACATATGATTGATTCAGGTAAAGTTTCTCCGGAATATTTTGAGCTTGAAACAGTCTGCATGGAAAGCTGGAATCCTGTGAGCAGCGGGCTGGAGAGCGGGAGTGTTGACGGAGCATGCGTTCTTGCACCCATTGCCATGGATTTGTTCGGTTACGGCGTTCCAATCAAACTGGTGCTTCTTGCTCATAAAAACGGAAGTATTTTTGTAAGGAATAATAAAGGAGGGGATTACCAAAAGCCGTATCAGGATTTTTTCAGGAATAAATTTTTTTACATCCCCCACATGCTGTCGATTCATCACATGCTGGCGCATATGTTTTTCGATAATATAGGGCTTAATGCAAGTTTTACAGGAGGAGAAGGTACGGATGTGAATTTTGAAGTTGTTCCTCCCATTAAAATGCCCAATCTGCTGGCTGAAAACCCTGATGCCTGCGGTTATCTCGTTGCTGAACCTCTTGGTACAAAAGCCATTGCTTCAGGGGATGCTTCTCTGCAGTTTTTTTCAAAAGAGTTGTGGGAAGATCATCCTTGCTGTGTAGTAACATTGCGGGATGAAATTATTGATCAATATTCGGATGCTGTATATGAGTTTTCAAAATATCTCGTAGAAGCTGGAAAATTTATTTCTGAAAAGCCAGGGCTTGCTGCAGAGATTGGGGTATCGTTCCTTGATCCTGACGGCAGCCTGGGAATTAAACCGCAGCTTGTGAAAAATGTTCTGACGGAACCATTGGGAATTACTACAGACGATCTTTATCCTGTAAAAGAGGACCTTGAGCGGGTTCAGCACTATATGCACGATCAGATGAATATCGGAAAGATTATTGATCTTGATGAGTTTGTTGATCTTAGATTTGCAGATGCTGCCTGTGGTGTTAATGGAAGTGCCGCAAAAAAAACAACAGGATACAGCGCAGGTGAAAGGGCCATGGATATTCTCAGCTCAAGAGTTGACGAAGGAGAAGATATAATTGCTGAAGATAGAAGAATTGAAGGGAAATATTTAACTTTTGATCTAGGAGACCAGCAGTTCGGAATAGATATTATGAGTATAAGAGAAATTATACAATTCGCTCCTATGCGTTCTGTTCCGAAATCCGATCCAATATTAACCGGAATTATGAATCTCAGGGGGCGGGTTATACCTGTAATTGACCTTCGTCTTGCCATGGGGCTGGAACACAGAGATTGTGATAGAAAATGCAGGATTATTGTACTTGAATTCGAATCTTTGGAAGGTTCTGTCCAGATTGGAGTTGTTGTTGATAAAGTGATTGCTGTAATTGATGTTATGAAGAATAATATTGATGATGCTCCCGGTTTCAGAACAAATATGAATACGGAATTTATTCTGGCATTCGCAAAAATTAAAGATGATATTCTCATTTTGCTTGATATTGAAAAAATAATGACACAGAAACAGCATGATGAAGTAGAGACTGTGTACAATAATGAAAATGTGTAA